Below is a genomic region from Micropterus dolomieu isolate WLL.071019.BEF.003 ecotype Adirondacks linkage group LG08, ASM2129224v1, whole genome shotgun sequence.
acttaTTCTATTCTCAGCAGTAAGCTCTGAATCTGGAGCAGTTTCCATCCTACTTACCAcagctgatgatgatgaaggtgatgatgatgatgaaggtgaGGAAGAACAGGAGTGATGAGGAGGGCAGAGGCAGGTTTTTTCCAGGGGGAAACAGGACGGACGGATGCAGGAGGACGGAGGAATATaataaatagaagaagaagaagcaggaggAGTGTTTTACTCTCAGATCTGTCCCGCTCTGCTGCCGCGGCAACGACCACATCTCCTGTCATCNNNNNNNNNNNNNNNNNNNNNNNNNNNNNNNNNNNNNNNNNNNNNNNNNNNNNNNNNNNNNNNNNNNNNNNNNNNNNNNNNNNNNNNNNNNNNNNNNNNNGTTTTCAGTTagtgttatatattatacaccgtcactgggttgttttcagttagtGTTATATGTTATACACCGTcactgggttgttttcagttagtgttatatattatacaccgtcactgggttgttttcagttagtgttatatattatacaccgtcactgggttgttttcagttagtgttatatattatacaccgtcactgggttgttttcagttagtgttatatattatacaccgtcactgggttgttttcagttagtgttatatattatacaccgtcactgggttgttttcagttagtgttatatattatacaccgtcactgggttgttttcagttagtgttatatattatacaccgtcactgggttgttttcagttagtGTTATATGTTATACACCGTcactgggttgttttcagttagtGTTATATGTTATACACCGTcactgggttgttttcagttagtGTTATATGTTATACACCGTcactgggttgttttcagttagtGTTATATGTTATACACCGTcactgggttgttttcagttagtgttatatattatacaccgtcactgggttgttttcagttagtgttatatattatacaccgtcactgggttgttttcagttagtgttatatattatacaccgtcactgattttttttcagttagtGTTATATGTTATAAACCGTCActgtgttgttttcagttagtgTTATATGTTATAAACCGTCActgtgttgttttcagttagtgTTATATGTTATACACCGTCACTGGGTTTTTTTCAGTTagtgttatatattatacaccgtcactgtttttttttcagttagtgttatatattatacaccGTCACTGGTTTTTTTTCAGTTagtgttatatattatacaccgtcactgatttttttttcagttagtGATATATGTTATAAACCgtcactgtgttgtttttaattattgttatatgTTATAAACCGTCACTGTGTTGTTTTGAATTAGTGTTATATGTTATAAACCGTCACTGTGTTGTTTTGAATTAGTGTTCCATCAGATCCATCTCGCTGTCAAAGAAATCTCAACAAATCACAGAAGTTATATATTATCTATAAATGTGTTCAAACTTTCCTTTTGAAAGTGTTTCGTAGCAGTCAACCTTGGTCTTGTTTGTTCCTGTAGTGAAGGAGACGCCGGAGGAGACAGCGTCGTGGTGTATTACCAGTCGGAGTTTGAGGTCCACCCCTCCCAGCAGGCGGTGCTGGACGAAGCCATCGAGTCTCTGGATTCTCCTgcagaaagtcagcagagcCGACATGGACGGATCCTGCTGAAACCTGTCAACGCTCTGAACATCAACGGGGTCATCTCACGAGGTTTGACTGCTCAGTGACTCCCCATCCACCACAGGACTGATGTTTGAAGGAGAAAACACAGTAGTTCTGTCTGATCTAAGTTGTACTTACCACAGCTATTCTTTAGCTAAACTGCTTAGTTTGTCGAGTTTAAATAAAGATTTGTTGATCTGTTCACAGCTGTAGACCCACGCATGACCAGGACCACTTTACTTGGTAAGAGCTGTTTATTGCAATCAATCAAAGTTAACCATAGAACAGGAAGGGTAGAACAGGAAGGTTGTTTGGGAGTGGCACAatgcatgtgtatttatttggAGTATCCTGACTTTTAGAGGAAGTCCTTTCAAGATTTCTTTGAGATGACTCAAgggtttcacacaaaatgtgTGAATTTCTATTAAACCAGTTGGAAAGTCATTGGAACTTTATGTTCTACTTCTGACCAGActaatttttaataataaatttagAGAATTCTATTTTGAATATTTAGTAAATatagattaattaattttagtgtGCCAAAGTGAGTTTTATTAGTGATCCTGCTCTGTGAGCAGGTATTGGCTTTGTAGCGCAGTTCATATTGTGCCAGCCaggaaaacatatttatatttgaatCATGTTTTATAGAGAAAAAGTCGTTCAACATCCACGTCAGTAAAGCAGGAGGAGTCATGTCTCCGGGGTTCCCAGACTCTTTATACCCACCAAACATCCACCTGCAGTGGACACTGAGGGCTGACCCGGGCCACCGAGTCCAACTGGACTTCCACACCTTGATCCTGGAGGACGACTGTCAGAAAGACTTCATAAAGATCTACGACTCCCTGGCTCCGATAGAGAACCGAGTCCTGACAGAGTGAGATGCAAACTAAACCGTTACCAGAGTTTAAAGCTGAACTGAGTTCCAGTTGGTGCTGAAAGTGAAGTTAATCTGTGTCGATCCTTTAGGTAGGAACAGACAGTCCTAAGTGTTTGAAGAGCCAGAtcttaattcaattcaattcaattttatttatattgcgccaaatcacaacaacagcgcttttcataaaagagcaggtctagaccgtactctatgatgttatttacagaagcccaacagttcccaccaagagcagcactaggagacagaggcaaggaaaaacttcctttaagaggcagaaacctcgagcagaaccatggctcagggtgggcggccatctgcctacaccggttggggtgaaggagagagagggagagagagtcaTAAAGAGGGAGTGGGAAGGAGGGTTAGgtgggaggcagcctacacaatatccacacagaggtacagacagtaaaggtgatgttgctatagactaaatgaaaaatggtacagatatttatagtagtgttaatgataacagtcgtaatgttaatgattataataacaataataacaataagactagtaacaatagttgttgcaacagagggtgtcgagcaggaacacgggggcagcaggtgacccgcaaccacagatccagactccacagctccagagccagaaaacctgcaggaagtgataggaggagagaggagagggacgagaaagcacaagactaccagaaaggggagaagttgagttagtaacatgcaataatgggatgaggttgcatacagagggagagaaagtagaggagagaggagctcagtgcatcaNNNNNNNNNNNNNNNNNNNNACTGAATTTACAGTAGTAAAATTCTACTGTTACCATGGAGACTGCTTGCTTGTTGTTACAGAgttggaaagaaaagaagaaaaccaGATTGGTCAGAGGAGGAAAATATCGTACTGCTGGAGGAATTCCATGAAAGAAAGCAGAGATTAAAAAGTAAATCTGATCTGCAAATAACAGCAAACAGAAAAGAACAAATGTGGGAGGAAATCGCTTCGAAAATTAGGAGATCCAAAAGACAACTTGTGCTGTGGCCAAAAAAAGAGATCACTGATCGTAAAAGGGAACCAGATAAAACTGGTGAGAATAactttatttaggctacagatCTAAACTAGACTGTGTTGCTAGCTAGCGATAAGTTTGACAGCCTTCTCGCTCTGCTCATCATTTAGCATATCCACTGGATTCTAAATTTCTTCTTTTATGGCAGAAAATTTGCTTAATCCCTCCCCAGCAAGATACAATTTCAGCGACAGCCATAAACTCCACCGTGTTGCGGTTAAGATAAAGCCAGAGGTCCCTTAAATTCTTTCCCTTAGTTTGGTTGCTGAGGTCTTTTGTGCAACAGCTTCCTTAAGTAGAAGACCAAGATACTTAAGTGAACATTTTAAGGAATCCTTAAGGAGAAGATATGAGGGTGTTTTGTGCAACCGAATGTATTTTAAGGAAACCTTAACTCAGACTTGTGCAGCCGGCCCCTGGCCCTCAGCTGCTCCTGATGCTCCATGAACCACATCTCGtcctgtgtttttgaaaatattcACACGAAGGccgctgatggaaacgcactgGCTCACATTTTTCATacctcaattcaattcaattttatttatatagcgccaaatcacaacaacagttatctcacagcgcttttcataaaagagcaggtctagaccgtactctgtgatgttatttacagaagcccaacagttcccaccaagagcagcactaggcgacagaggcaaggaaaaacttcctttaagaggcagaaacctcgagcagaaccatggctcagggtgggcggccatctgcctccaccggttggggtgaaggagagagagggagagagagtcaTAAAGAGGGAGTGGGAAGGAGGGTTAGgtgggaggcagcctacacaatatccacacagaggtacagacagtaaaggtgatgttgctatatactaaatgaaaaatgatacagatatttatagtagtgttaatgataacaatcgtaatgttaatgattataataataataataataacaacaataggactagtaataatagtcgttgcagcagagggtgtcgagcaggaacacgggggcagcaggtgacccgcaaccacagatccagactccacagctccagagccagaaaacctgcaggaagtgataggaggagagaagagagggacgagaaagcacaagactaccagaaaggggagaagttgtgttagtaacatgcaataatgggataaggttgcatacagagggagagaaagtagaggagagaggagctcagtgcatcatgggaaatcccccggcagtctaggcctatagcagcataactaagggctggttcaggactcacctgagccagccctaactataaattgtactaaataaataaactgtaagaagaatgattttttttcagaattctattctggattttactggaagccaatgcagagaagcttagacaggagaaatgtgatcccTTTTCCTGGTttctgtcagaacacgtgctgcagcattctggatcagctgaagagtcttaatggactttttcgagcagcctgataataaggaattgcagtaatccagcctagaagtaactagtttttctgcatcatttttagacaggatattcctgatttttgcaatattacataggtgaaaaaaggcggtcttTGCACTCCAAGATGTGGTGCTGAAGGCCAGGGCAAtaccatcaagggaaactatatctttagatgatgcgtcacggaggtgcttgggccccagaacaataacttcagttttatctgagtttaacattagaaaattacaggtcatccaggttttaacatcctgaaggcacatttgaagtttagctaactgatgagtttcatctggcttgatcgatagatataactgagtatcatctgcgtAACAATAAAAgattatggaatatttcctgataatacttCACATATGCAGACTTATTGTCTCAAACATGCCGTGAGTGTGACCTCGTGTGCTGCTGCCCAGGCAGAtggaccaggaccaggaccaggtGTTATAGTAACGTTAATGACGTATCCCCGTAAACCATGACAACACAGGACCTGCAGCCAGAAACTGAATCACTCAGCCCGTCTCCTGCCTTCACACGTCCACACGTCATCGGGACCTTTGTAATTGATCAGTATCCACCATATAAAGCCAATTAAAACACAGAGGGGGTCGAATGCCGTGCAGATTGCaactccccccacccccaagaAAAACAATGTGTGATACTGGGCTGCATAAATGAAACGGACTGCGTTGGACTCATGAGCCACAAACATAAAAACTTGAAATCGTTCCACTCGGTCATCGGCCCTCCGTCCTCCTGCGCCAACCTTCCCTCTGCAGCTGGACAGCCGTCACTTCCTGTCCGTAAATACTCTCACACAGGACGTCCAGACGCCGAGACAAATCTGTCCTGGTTCTGCTGATCCAGGTCACTTCTTTTAGGCGAAGAAACCAAACTGCACAGCaaggccaaaagtatgtggacaggcAACAGGTGAGACAGGCAACATGTGAGACAGGCAACATGTGAGACAGAcaacaggtgagacaggtaagACAGGCAACATGTGAGACAGGTAATAGGTGAGACAGGTAAAAATGTGAGACAGGTAACATATTTGAACACAGGGGGAAGCCCTTTGGCGCTATTGTAATGGTAAAAGAACTATTATAATAACAGGAAAGTGAAGGTATGGAGGAGGCTGGGGTGGACGGGTCGGACAAAAAACCAGACTCAGGAGACTGGTGTTCATTTCCCGTGAGAAACAAAACGTCAACATTGATTCTTTTCTAAACCTATCCAAAATATgacgttaaccactagtttcattttaaaagtctaaccggacgttgcatatcaGATGGATGCAAGAGAGAGAACACAGTAGCAGTcatctgtaaatgtaaaagccTCCTGTCTCCTTATGTAAACCACGCCTGTCTTGCAGAGCCTTTTTATATTTCAAACACTCGATGAACGTGGATCTTGTGTTGATTTCAAGGTGACTCGTCTGGTCTGGACGccatcaaacaaacacacgttATACTGCTGTTTGTTTAAAGCCAGCGGACAAAATGCCAAATGGTATTTTTATGGAGAAAACGTTTGGCTCTTTCCTTCCTCGAagcgtcctcttcctcctgagcaGAGGAGTCACTCCCCACCGTCAGTCATAAACTCATCTCATCAACAAACACTTCACAACGCCGCCCCGTCCTCCCTGCTGAATCACAATCTCCTTCTTCAAtctcgtcctcttcctcctgtctAATAGTCTGGTCCGAAGCCTCCAGAGGGAAAAACTAATAAACTCACTGACTGTGTTGGTTTTCAGTCGTACTGATGAAGCTTGTTTTACTCTGGACAGTCAACGAGCAGCAGTGAGTATGaagatgtttctgtttttctgtaatgCTCCGTCCTCTGTGCAGCCAGCAAGACACAAATCAGTGAGTCAAACCAATAAGATTTTAGTAGGAAATTAAGCTCTGCAGGGGCCCTAAACACTGAAAACCAATGCTAACGAAGCATTTAGCCAGCcgtgtttgtttcatgtttaaTGTAGAAGAGTTCCCTCCCCATGAATGATTCATGCAGAGGTTATCCCGGATTAGCTTAGCAGTGGACTGTCACACCTGAGTGCCAGGTGCTCATTGTCATTTAGTGTGGAGCTGCTTCACATTCAGAGCAGCAGCTCACCTGTTCACAGGGGTCTGACATCACACAGCACCTTCAGGTAttttctgttcacactgatGCAGCAAACAGCGACACTGATACTGAGCTTTCAATGCTGACGAGAATCCAGTAAAAGAGTCAGAAATGCTGTGAAACAGGAACCTGATAACTTAACTCTCTTTCTGAGAGACCAATGTTCAGATGGATATCAGTCCCATGTCAGTCAGCATgtagttagcctagcttagcataaacgcTGGTGGCCAATTCTACAGCCATTTCTTTTTGGTTGTAGGCTACATGATCCCACTTGGTAACATTATAAGGAGACAGAATATATCCTACAATctatatgcagatgacacactgCTGTACATTTGGGAACCTGTATTGATTATATCAGTTACTGGATTTCCAgaattgttttactatttaaaaaaaaaaaaaaaacttgcattcATCATAGAGAATCCGTCACTCAGAGGACTCAAGGAACAGATACACTTCACGTCTGATCCAATGTGACATGATGTCTCCAGAGGCTGTTTACATGCTGTGATATGAACCGACGGCCTCAACGCTTCCCTCACTCTGCTGCCATATTTTGGAGCATGCTCAGTAGACACCCACCTGAAACCTGACCCCACTGACGTTGACGTACAGGATCTCATCCGATCTGGATGAGTTATCCACAGGAGCTTTGGGCATTGTCTTCTTGGCTAACGGCAGCCTTCCCACCACCACGGCCCTTGCAAACAGCAGCCATGTCGCCACACCCGCCGTCATCTTGCATCAGCACGTCCCACCTGCAAAGAGTCAACGTCAGACAAGAGAGAGGAGCATCAGGCCATGAAAGAAACGCTCTAAAGGAGCGTGAAAAAACATCCATCTAGATAGAAAAACAGTGTTGCTTTGGGTTATGTAATTTACGTGATATTGGGGCTGTCACCACATCAGATTTCCACTACATGATCACCGCCAAGAGAATTCATGATGATGATATTATCTAGCCAACCTGAATCCCTGGCTCTCTCTCACTTCCTTGACGAGGAgacagaaaatactgaaaagtGATGATAACTTAGCTTTAACAACAGCCGGCTAAGACCTTACTGTAACCTGAATGTTTCCAGTGTCAGGGCGAGCAAACTAACTGCAGCTTACTCTCTCCACCGCAGCGAAATCTGCAGGATGACGGAGGCGAAGGTGGCTGAACAGGTTTGTGGCACTTCCTGCAGACAGAATATGAAAACTTGCACACTGGCGAGTGTCTTTTCTCAGGTGCGGGTCGAGTCGCCACACATTGTGTGGTAATTTTCTAGCTTGCTAGATATTTACTACATCTtactcttcttcttcccttttCTGTGTTACACAGGTGGCAACCAGCTTTAAGGTGCATTAGCGCCACCTACCATGTTGAATGGAAACAAATGGAAATGATTTAAGGATAATTTACACAATATTGTACCGTATGTGTATTATCagtatttcactttttaaataacTCAGTTATCTTCAATACGGATTTATCACAACACCCCTACGTGATCTTAACGGTATCCATGATGATCGATGAGCCCCTCAGCCATGAGCTTTCTGCATCACTTTAGAAGGCTGAAAATCAATGATCAGTAAATATGCCCTGACTGAATGTcttcctgctgacagacagctgctggctgtagaaTGAAGAGACCTACAGATCTGTGACCACATTCAAAAGCACTGAACGTGTGTCTCTTCAGGCTGATGTGTAGTTATGGTGTGTGTGGGCAGGTAATACTAATGTTGTGAGGACAGAAATCAGTTTGCACAGTCACACTGTGGGGACTCGACTTCAGTATGGGGACAAACTGCAGGTCCCTGTAACGTGAGGGGTAGGTTCAGGCGAGGAGTGGTTAAGGTCTGCAGGGACTGAATGCAAGTCAATGTAATGTCCCCAAAAAGCAGGGAAACACGACTGTGTAAGTCTTTGCgtgagtgggtgtgtgtttaacttgtgctacataaataaaattgcttTTCCTTCTCGGCTGACAAAACAGACTTACAGATCTAAATTAAGTCCCAGCTGTTTTTTGAAACTTGACTCTGACGCTGGCTCGTGTGCACGGCTCTAATATAGTTTCTTGTGCAAATAAGCTTCATATCTTGTTCGTccaagataaaaaataaatcaacttctGGGACTTCGGGGCTCTGTCGGATGATTGAAATGAACCCCGAGCCTGAATCCACAACACACCAGCAGCTTTGTGATGAGACGAGCTGCAGGAGAGTCAGAGGACGGACAACTCGAGTGTGTTCCCCGATAACATCGAGACCTGATATCCATCTCCtgttaactctctctctctctctctctctcttagagGCTGAGGATGTTAGCGGAGGGCGGCGCGGTGACCCAGAGTTTATAATTTAACACTCATGCATGATGGATGAGACACTCACAGAATGAGCCAAACTCAGACACAAAGTTCTGCATTTAAGAGCTGAacgagggaggggaggaggaagaagagtttTACTGCGTGTACTTCTATATTTATGAATTTAAGAgcaggagaggggaggagggaaagCGATGGAGACAATGAAGTggaaagagggagacagagaaagacaggaggAAGTGAGCTGGGAAGGAAGAGAGGGATCGATCGATAGGAGGGAAacagaagagggagaggaggaggaaggaggagcgCTGACACTGTGTCTGAAAGCGTCCACCCTTATGGGACGGACCGACTGCAGACAACAAACACACCCTGagacacacagaacacacaaacccTGTCGGTTCAGGCGGAGGCGAGCGTGATCACGTGAGCACGGACAACAAGAGCAGATAGTGAGGGAAGATTATTTTAAATGGTTATTTCTGATGTTAACTGACATCATGTGTTCGTCTGCCGTGTGGGAAGAAACTCTAACCTTCATCCTGAGACTGAGCCTGAAGCCTCCGCGCCAACCCGAGGTCTGAAACTCTGCTCGTTCCTCGCACAGACAGAAGAACGAGAGCGCTCACACGGTGAAGGTCAGCGGGTGGTCGAGTCACATTAGAGAGAGCACTTCC
It encodes:
- the LOC123974574 gene encoding suppressor of tumorigenicity 14 protein homolog, with the protein product MLYTVTGLFSCFVAVNLGLVCSCSEGDAGGDSVVVYYQSEFEVHPSQQAVLDEAIESLDSPAESQQSRHGRILLKPVNALNINGVISRAVDPRMTRTTLLEKKSFNIHVSKAGGVMSPGFPDSLYPPNIHLQWTLRADPGHRVQLDFHTLILEDDCQKDFIKIYDSLAPIENRVLTE